From Candidatus Neomarinimicrobiota bacterium, the proteins below share one genomic window:
- a CDS encoding ABC transporter ATP-binding protein, translated as MLYAISNTASLWVVASLIQTIFKPEESVSPDALPADPGLNEYLKGLVSRLIVDIDPVTALTRLSLLIISIFLLKNLFLIIKRLLFGRMELSIIVDTRNKLYSHITRQTMSYYDNHKQGDFMSIIMNDVLIFRQAIKVIFDKMVTEPANIVITILLLFIISWKFTLYVLIMFPVSIFIFWIVGSSIRRKGRRTLRQMSVITSFLQQMLGAFRLIKSYHKESDEIQNFKDRNRKFFKIQMRQLRLTAINSPLSEMVGVVTGALLFMIGGKMVITGSAMDSEDFLRYIILLFSVLSPVKNLTSVNDSIQNGLAAAERIFNVLETPIENLESPHAVEKINFEKEIEFRNVSFRYESHDVLKNINLVIPKGKSYALVGASGSGKSTLADLLCRFYLPREGQILIDGTDIRDIKAESLYKLIGTVSQDVQMLNETIRDNLTYGSEGINDASIDRAVEIANAGFIHDLEQGWDTIAGDQGVRLSGGQKQRIAIARAVLRNPPILILDEATSSLDTESERLVQNSLNRLMKGRTSLIIAHRLSTILDADQIVVLKKGQIVCQGTHTELLQSCPDYKKLYKQQIRNDLEKD; from the coding sequence TTGCTCTATGCCATCAGCAATACAGCCTCACTCTGGGTTGTGGCTTCACTGATTCAGACGATTTTCAAACCGGAAGAATCGGTTTCACCTGATGCTCTCCCGGCGGATCCGGGACTCAACGAATACCTAAAGGGACTGGTTAGCCGGCTGATTGTAGATATCGATCCCGTGACAGCCCTGACGCGCCTGAGTCTTTTAATTATCTCCATTTTTCTATTGAAAAATCTCTTTCTGATCATCAAGCGATTGCTTTTCGGCCGGATGGAACTGAGCATTATTGTGGATACCCGCAATAAACTATACAGTCATATTACACGACAAACCATGTCCTACTATGATAATCACAAACAAGGCGATTTTATGTCCATCATTATGAATGATGTACTGATCTTCCGCCAGGCAATCAAGGTCATTTTTGATAAAATGGTAACCGAACCGGCAAATATCGTGATTACCATCCTCCTCCTTTTTATCATCAGCTGGAAATTTACACTTTATGTCCTGATCATGTTTCCCGTTTCAATTTTCATTTTCTGGATCGTGGGATCATCCATCCGCCGGAAAGGCCGCCGTACGCTACGACAAATGAGTGTGATTACTTCTTTTCTCCAACAGATGCTCGGAGCATTCCGCCTGATAAAATCATATCATAAAGAATCGGATGAAATACAAAATTTTAAAGACCGGAACCGGAAGTTCTTTAAAATTCAGATGCGCCAACTCCGGCTGACAGCCATCAACTCACCCTTATCAGAAATGGTGGGTGTTGTGACAGGAGCGCTGTTGTTTATGATCGGTGGAAAAATGGTCATTACCGGCTCAGCCATGGATTCAGAGGATTTCCTCCGGTATATTATCCTCCTTTTTTCTGTACTCAGCCCTGTAAAAAATCTGACATCCGTCAATGACAGTATTCAGAATGGTCTGGCAGCCGCAGAACGTATTTTCAATGTTTTGGAAACCCCCATCGAAAATTTGGAATCTCCCCATGCTGTTGAGAAAATAAACTTCGAAAAAGAAATTGAATTCCGGAATGTCTCATTTCGTTATGAATCCCACGATGTCCTAAAAAACATCAATCTGGTGATCCCCAAGGGAAAATCCTATGCCCTGGTAGGTGCCAGCGGTTCAGGAAAATCTACACTGGCAGACTTGTTATGTCGATTTTATCTCCCCCGTGAAGGACAGATACTGATAGACGGCACAGATATACGTGATATCAAGGCAGAATCACTGTATAAACTGATTGGTACAGTGTCTCAGGATGTCCAGATGCTGAATGAAACGATCCGGGATAATTTAACGTATGGGTCTGAAGGGATTAATGATGCATCCATTGACCGAGCAGTTGAAATTGCCAACGCCGGGTTTATTCATGATCTGGAACAAGGATGGGATACCATTGCCGGCGATCAGGGCGTCCGTTTATCAGGAGGACAAAAACAACGCATCGCCATTGCCCGGGCAGTATTACGGAATCCACCCATTCTAATTCTGGATGAAGCCACATCTTCTTTGGATACGGAATCGGAAAGGCTTGTACAAAATTCCCTGAACCGTCTAATGAAAGGACGGACTTCCCTGATTATTGCTCACCGTTTATCCACCATATTGGATGCTGATCAAATCGTTGTGCTCAAGAAAGGACAAATCGTTTGCCAGGGAACTCATACTGAACTCCTGCAATCCTGTCCGGACTATAAAAAATTGTACAAACAACAAATCCGGAATGATCTTGAAAAGGATTAG
- the lipA gene encoding lipoyl synthase: MPQLNHLKKPEWLKIKVPGGEGYRTVKQRLKDHKLHTVCEEALCPNMEECWGRRTATFMILGDTCTRNCRFCAVKKGVPLPPNPDEPRQLAEAVNELGLKYVVITSVDRDDLADGGASIWSESVHQIRSLNPNCKIEVLIPDFQGDQKALDMVLSAVPDVVGHNLETIPSLYPIARSKGNYQLSLNVLQYISKKGFLTKTGIMVGLGEKPEEVIDLMKDAYKHGVTLFTIGQYLQPTSRHLPVKEYVSPAQFMEYKKIGETLGFDHVESGPLVRSSYHADEQAIFQKKGQS; this comes from the coding sequence ATGCCGCAATTAAATCATTTGAAAAAGCCGGAATGGCTAAAAATAAAGGTTCCGGGGGGTGAAGGATACCGGACCGTCAAGCAACGGCTCAAAGACCACAAACTGCATACCGTCTGTGAGGAAGCCTTATGTCCCAATATGGAAGAATGCTGGGGACGGCGAACGGCTACATTCATGATTTTGGGTGACACCTGCACTCGGAATTGCCGCTTTTGTGCAGTTAAAAAGGGAGTTCCTCTGCCACCGAATCCGGATGAACCCCGGCAACTTGCTGAAGCCGTAAACGAATTGGGTTTAAAATATGTGGTCATTACGTCGGTAGACCGGGATGACCTTGCTGATGGAGGAGCTTCCATCTGGTCTGAATCCGTCCATCAAATCAGGTCATTGAATCCGAACTGTAAAATAGAGGTTCTGATACCGGATTTCCAGGGAGATCAGAAGGCTTTGGACATGGTGCTGAGTGCGGTTCCGGATGTTGTGGGACACAATCTTGAAACCATCCCGTCTCTTTATCCCATTGCCCGGTCTAAAGGGAATTATCAGCTGTCTTTGAATGTGTTACAATATATTTCAAAGAAGGGATTCTTAACAAAAACCGGTATCATGGTGGGACTGGGTGAAAAACCTGAAGAAGTCATTGATTTGATGAAAGATGCCTATAAACATGGAGTTACATTATTTACTATCGGACAATATCTACAACCCACGTCCCGTCATTTGCCTGTTAAAGAATATGTAAGTCCGGCACAATTCATGGAATATAAAAAAATTGGGGAAACCCTGGGATTCGATCACGTAGAATCAGGGCCTCTGGTTCGATCTTCGTACCATGCCGATGAACAGGCTATCTTTCAAAAAAAGGGACAATCATGA
- the rpe gene encoding ribulose-phosphate 3-epimerase — protein sequence MKKLLAPSLLSADFLHLEDQIRLTEEAGADILHLDIMDGHYVPNLTFGPPLIEKIRQLTDLPLDVHLMITNPEETIDMYIDAGADWISVHPETVRHLHRLISHIKDQNVKAGVVLNPATPVSCLQDILPVLDYVLLMSVNPGFGGQHFIPDVLKKVDAFLRLREQQACPQVKLEMDGGINRANIAEISKAGVEIFVAGSAIYHSENIAETILFMKKTL from the coding sequence ATGAAGAAATTACTGGCACCCTCCCTCCTCTCTGCGGACTTCCTTCATCTTGAAGATCAGATCCGGCTTACGGAAGAAGCCGGTGCAGATATCCTCCATCTGGATATTATGGATGGTCATTATGTCCCCAACCTGACCTTTGGTCCGCCATTGATTGAAAAAATCCGGCAATTGACTGATCTACCTTTGGATGTCCATCTGATGATCACAAATCCGGAAGAAACGATTGATATGTATATTGATGCAGGAGCAGACTGGATTTCCGTCCACCCTGAAACCGTCCGCCACCTGCATCGTCTGATATCCCATATAAAAGATCAAAACGTGAAAGCCGGTGTTGTATTAAATCCCGCAACGCCTGTTTCCTGCCTGCAGGATATCCTGCCTGTACTGGACTATGTGTTGCTGATGTCTGTTAACCCGGGTTTTGGTGGACAACATTTTATCCCGGATGTTTTAAAAAAAGTGGATGCATTTTTACGTTTGCGGGAACAACAGGCTTGTCCACAGGTGAAACTTGAAATGGATGGTGGAATCAATCGTGCGAATATTGCAGAAATCTCAAAGGCAGGTGTGGAAATTTTTGTAGCAGGCAGCGCGATCTATCATTCTGAAAACATTGCTGAAACGATACTCTTTATGAAAAAAACTTTATGA
- a CDS encoding Y-family DNA polymerase: MFGIADCNNFYVSCERVFNPSLEKKPVVVLSNNDGCIVARSNEVKALGIPMGTPLFKVREMIQEYKIAVYSSNYTLYADMSQRVMTVLAQMVPSMEIYSIDEAFLDLRGFPPDRLETHIRDTRRKVVQWTGIPVSIGVASSKTLAKIANRAAKKKGEYEGVCILNSEILREEFLKHTAVEDIWGIGPRLSRFLKARGIFTAWQLTHMNDFWIKKNLTVTGLRTVYELRGIPVLPLEDKTPDKQEICTSRSFGRPVERLQELKESIATYAARSAEKLRQQHSLANTVLVFIRTDPFKEGAYQNFRVLSLPVPTACTEEITEYALYGLRHIYKPGYRYKKAGVILSSIVPDTGVQQNLFDARPREKSRKRMQVVDLINQKMGSDTLRFASQGIQKSWKMKRENITPAYTTNWDEILTVRI; encoded by the coding sequence ATGTTTGGTATTGCGGACTGCAACAACTTCTATGTTTCCTGTGAACGGGTTTTCAATCCATCCCTGGAAAAGAAACCGGTTGTCGTTTTATCCAACAACGACGGATGTATTGTGGCACGGTCCAACGAGGTGAAGGCACTTGGCATTCCCATGGGGACTCCTTTGTTTAAGGTCCGTGAAATGATTCAGGAATACAAAATCGCCGTCTATTCCTCCAATTATACCTTGTATGCCGATATGTCCCAACGGGTGATGACAGTTCTGGCCCAGATGGTTCCTTCCATGGAAATCTACTCCATTGACGAGGCTTTTTTGGATTTGCGGGGTTTTCCGCCAGACCGCCTGGAGACCCATATCCGGGACACACGAAGAAAAGTGGTCCAGTGGACCGGCATTCCTGTTTCCATCGGCGTGGCATCCAGTAAGACCCTGGCAAAAATCGCCAACCGGGCTGCGAAAAAGAAAGGGGAATACGAGGGTGTATGTATTCTTAATTCAGAGATTCTTCGGGAGGAGTTTCTGAAACACACCGCCGTGGAAGATATTTGGGGCATTGGTCCCCGTCTCTCCCGTTTTTTAAAAGCCCGGGGAATTTTTACTGCCTGGCAGCTAACCCACATGAATGACTTCTGGATTAAAAAGAATCTCACGGTTACGGGACTGAGAACGGTTTATGAATTGCGTGGAATACCGGTCCTTCCCCTGGAAGACAAAACACCGGATAAACAGGAAATCTGCACTTCCCGCTCTTTTGGAAGGCCGGTGGAAAGACTTCAGGAACTAAAAGAATCCATTGCGACATATGCGGCACGGTCGGCTGAAAAACTCCGGCAACAGCACTCTCTGGCCAATACGGTTCTTGTGTTTATCCGTACCGATCCCTTTAAAGAAGGGGCCTATCAGAATTTCAGAGTCCTCTCTCTCCCTGTCCCCACGGCCTGTACCGAAGAAATTACCGAATATGCCTTATACGGATTAAGGCACATTTACAAACCGGGATACCGCTATAAAAAAGCCGGTGTGATTCTCAGCAGTATCGTTCCGGACACCGGTGTACAGCAAAACCTTTTCGATGCCCGTCCCCGGGAAAAAAGCCGCAAACGCATGCAGGTGGTAGACCTCATCAATCAGAAAATGGGCAGTGACACCCTCCGTTTTGCTTCCCAGGGCATTCAGAAATCCTGGAAAATGAAACGGGAAAATATCACACCCGCCTATACCACAAACTGGGATGAAATTTTAACGGTTAGGATTTGA
- the lon_3 gene encoding endopeptidase La translates to MSHKEFENIKADISLADDFESPQEIPLMPLRNTVLYPQQVIPLYIGRERSLRLLDELLPETKLIAVVAQKDISTENPKEDDLYSWGTLAQVLKIFDMPDKSKSAIVQGIERIQILKVTQESPFYKAVVRRVHEISYTNDVKTQALVSNLYNQFQTLVDKAQYLTNEHLDVVKVIRDPGRLADKIVSILNVQVSEKQSILEIPDVQKRLTSATILVNKEIQRMEVGEKIQSQVQDSINKNQREYFLREQLKAIRKELGEDDSGMDTKELEEKIEKSNLPEEALKVARKELTRLERISPQSPEYTVSRTYLEWLVELPWSVSTDDQVDITKAEQILNEDHYGLEKIKERILEYLAVRKLKQLKDPKAGVKGPILCFIGPPGVGKTSVGMSIARAMGRKFYRMSLGGVRDEAEIRGHRRTYIGALPGRIIQGIKKAGSNNPVFMLDEIDKLGADFRGDPSSALLEVLDPEQNYSFSDHYLEVPFDLRHVMFIATANWYDPIPDPLKDRMEILEFPGYTEPEKIHIAKSFLIPKQIKEHGLEQDDIVFTNDGISTIIENFTRESGVRNLEREIANICRKVAREKVEKGTRKRRITSSMVTRYLGKKKYYSEVAERMVKPGIAVGLAWTAVGGDILFIEATKMPGTGKLILTGKLGDVMQESAQAAMSFIRANAEHFGIDPNFNKEYDVHIHIPAGAIPKDGPSAGVTLMTAMVSVLSDRMVKDRYAMTGEITLRGHILPVGGIKEKVIAANRAGIRNVILPDKNKKDIDEDIPAEVKKEMTFHFLDDMLDVLDLALEPKKDREKK, encoded by the coding sequence ATGAGTCATAAAGAATTTGAAAATATTAAAGCGGACATAAGCCTGGCAGATGATTTTGAATCCCCCCAGGAAATCCCTCTTATGCCCTTGAGAAATACCGTTCTCTATCCTCAACAGGTTATTCCACTCTATATCGGTCGGGAACGTTCCCTGCGCCTGCTGGATGAACTGCTTCCTGAAACAAAACTCATTGCCGTCGTCGCTCAAAAAGATATCAGTACGGAAAATCCCAAAGAAGATGATCTGTACAGTTGGGGGACACTGGCACAGGTTTTAAAAATATTTGATATGCCGGACAAGAGTAAAAGTGCCATAGTCCAGGGAATTGAACGGATTCAGATTTTAAAGGTAACCCAGGAATCACCCTTTTATAAAGCGGTGGTTCGCCGGGTACATGAAATCAGTTACACAAACGATGTAAAAACCCAGGCGTTGGTCAGCAATCTGTACAATCAATTCCAGACCCTGGTGGATAAAGCCCAATACCTGACAAACGAACATCTGGATGTGGTAAAGGTGATTCGGGATCCTGGTAGGCTTGCTGATAAAATTGTCTCCATCCTGAATGTCCAGGTTAGTGAAAAACAGTCTATTCTGGAAATTCCGGATGTTCAGAAACGACTCACATCCGCGACGATTCTGGTGAACAAGGAAATCCAACGGATGGAAGTGGGTGAAAAAATTCAGTCCCAGGTTCAGGATTCCATCAATAAGAATCAAAGGGAGTATTTCCTTCGGGAACAATTGAAAGCCATCCGGAAAGAGCTGGGTGAAGACGATTCAGGTATGGATACGAAAGAACTGGAAGAAAAGATCGAAAAATCCAATCTGCCTGAAGAAGCTCTGAAGGTTGCCCGAAAAGAATTGACCCGTCTTGAACGGATTTCGCCTCAATCCCCGGAATATACCGTAAGCCGGACCTATCTGGAATGGCTTGTTGAACTTCCGTGGTCTGTTTCAACAGATGATCAGGTGGATATTACCAAGGCAGAACAGATTCTGAACGAAGATCATTACGGACTTGAAAAGATCAAGGAACGGATTCTCGAATATCTGGCTGTCCGAAAACTGAAACAGTTAAAAGATCCCAAAGCCGGTGTAAAAGGTCCTATCCTTTGCTTCATTGGACCTCCGGGTGTTGGTAAAACATCTGTCGGTATGTCAATAGCACGGGCTATGGGACGGAAATTTTACCGAATGTCTTTAGGAGGTGTCCGGGATGAAGCAGAGATTCGCGGACATCGCAGGACCTACATCGGAGCTTTGCCCGGACGGATTATTCAGGGGATTAAAAAGGCAGGCTCCAACAATCCGGTTTTCATGTTGGATGAAATCGACAAGCTGGGAGCTGATTTCAGAGGGGATCCGTCCAGTGCCCTGTTGGAGGTCCTGGATCCGGAACAGAATTATTCCTTTTCTGACCACTATCTGGAAGTCCCCTTTGATTTACGCCATGTCATGTTTATTGCCACCGCCAACTGGTATGATCCCATCCCGGATCCGTTGAAAGACCGGATGGAAATCCTGGAATTTCCGGGATATACAGAACCGGAAAAAATTCATATCGCCAAATCCTTTTTGATACCCAAACAGATTAAAGAGCACGGACTGGAGCAGGATGATATCGTCTTTACCAATGATGGAATCAGTACAATCATTGAAAATTTCACACGGGAATCGGGTGTGAGAAATCTGGAACGTGAAATCGCCAATATCTGCCGGAAAGTCGCCCGTGAAAAAGTAGAAAAAGGAACACGCAAACGGCGGATTACCTCATCCATGGTGACCCGTTACCTTGGGAAGAAAAAATATTACAGCGAAGTTGCCGAGCGTATGGTTAAACCGGGCATTGCTGTAGGACTTGCCTGGACAGCCGTAGGTGGTGACATCCTGTTCATAGAAGCCACAAAGATGCCAGGAACCGGAAAACTAATCCTCACCGGGAAACTTGGGGATGTGATGCAGGAATCAGCCCAGGCTGCCATGAGTTTCATCCGGGCGAATGCTGAACACTTTGGCATTGATCCCAATTTCAACAAGGAATATGATGTCCACATACATATACCGGCCGGAGCCATCCCCAAAGACGGCCCTTCAGCCGGTGTCACCTTAATGACCGCCATGGTGAGTGTTTTAAGTGACCGGATGGTTAAAGACCGTTATGCCATGACCGGAGAAATTACCCTGCGTGGACACATTTTGCCGGTAGGTGGAATCAAGGAAAAAGTGATTGCCGCAAACCGGGCAGGAATCCGAAATGTGATCCTCCCGGATAAGAATAAAAAGGATATCGATGAAGATATTCCGGCAGAAGTTAAAAAAGAGATGACTTTTCATTTTCTGGATGATATGCTGGATGTTCTGGATCTGGCCCTGGAACCCAAGAAAGACAGGGAAAAAAAATAA
- a CDS encoding S9 family peptidase, whose protein sequence is MSKQEKYVSPEDIYDLQFPSDPQISPDGKKVIFVKKWIHKKEQKYYSNLYSVDTVRGTVVQFTRGEQKDIKPRWNRNGKQLLFIRSTQNKSELLSFYGGLGEPMPLISLEDGDIQDLAFSPDDKWVAVLIQKYDVSGEDRKKEPLKRDIDRLFYRLDGEGFRQKRAVQLFIVKSRGGRLIPITDVPRDVTDFAWNHDGTGIYYVTNDHEDPDRHMDEESIFFYSLKEKRHVRIEKPAGPIGWVQADPEGKYLYFAGHFKPGHSWGAVNSEIQQLHLETGEIHSLTASLDRTTDMVTLGDITPSFVKQKALFQTSEDLLFTVSSEGANPLFKFNILSGEITPLLDGPECVVSFSMSRDGKNIAVHLAQMERPDEIWLLELNSEKHFRRITFLNDEYMSSISCNVPEEYHIPSDNAVIQSWVLKPPGFNSKKKYPLLLQIHGGPRAQYGYTWFHEMQVFAAAGFVVLYTNPQGSQGYGHAFADAITGKWAEPAMNDLMAAVDYILELGFVDPEQCFVTGGSYGGYMTNWVISHTNRFKGAVTQRSICDLSSFFGTSDTGWDLEADFHDVPWKNPELYKKWSPITYADQIDTPLCIIHSENDLRCPVEQAEQLFVRLKYDKKPVRLVLFPEESHGLSRGGRPDRRVERLKLMLEEFRVKS, encoded by the coding sequence ATGAGTAAACAGGAAAAATACGTGAGTCCTGAGGATATCTATGATCTTCAGTTTCCATCGGATCCGCAAATTTCACCGGATGGTAAGAAAGTCATTTTTGTGAAAAAGTGGATCCACAAGAAAGAACAGAAATATTATTCCAACCTGTATTCTGTAGATACCGTAAGGGGTACGGTGGTACAATTTACCCGGGGTGAACAAAAGGATATCAAACCCCGCTGGAACCGAAACGGGAAACAACTGCTTTTTATCCGTTCCACCCAAAATAAATCTGAATTGTTGTCCTTTTATGGGGGATTGGGAGAGCCCATGCCATTGATCAGCCTGGAGGATGGCGATATCCAGGATCTCGCATTTTCTCCGGATGATAAATGGGTCGCGGTTCTCATTCAAAAATATGATGTATCCGGTGAAGACCGTAAAAAAGAACCTCTGAAAAGAGATATTGACAGACTTTTTTATCGTCTTGACGGAGAAGGTTTCCGCCAAAAAAGAGCTGTTCAGTTATTTATCGTAAAAAGCAGGGGTGGCAGACTTATCCCTATCACGGATGTGCCACGGGATGTGACGGATTTTGCCTGGAATCATGATGGGACAGGCATCTATTATGTGACGAATGATCATGAAGATCCGGACAGGCACATGGATGAAGAATCCATTTTCTTTTATTCACTGAAGGAAAAACGCCATGTCAGAATCGAAAAGCCGGCAGGTCCTATAGGATGGGTTCAGGCTGATCCTGAAGGTAAATACCTCTATTTTGCAGGTCATTTTAAACCAGGCCACAGCTGGGGGGCTGTCAATTCGGAAATTCAGCAGCTTCATCTGGAAACGGGAGAAATCCATTCACTGACAGCTTCTCTGGACAGGACAACAGATATGGTAACTCTGGGGGATATCACGCCATCCTTTGTGAAACAAAAAGCCCTGTTTCAAACTTCGGAAGACCTTTTATTCACTGTTTCTTCCGAAGGTGCCAATCCTTTGTTTAAATTCAATATTTTATCCGGAGAAATCACACCTCTTTTAGACGGACCTGAATGTGTCGTGTCTTTCAGTATGTCCCGTGATGGAAAAAACATCGCTGTACATCTCGCTCAAATGGAAAGACCCGACGAAATCTGGCTTTTGGAACTGAACAGTGAAAAACATTTTCGCCGGATTACTTTTTTGAATGACGAGTATATGAGTTCGATTTCCTGCAACGTTCCGGAAGAATATCATATTCCTTCGGACAATGCTGTTATTCAAAGCTGGGTTCTAAAACCACCAGGATTCAATTCAAAGAAAAAATATCCGCTGTTGCTGCAGATACATGGCGGTCCGCGAGCCCAATACGGCTATACCTGGTTTCATGAAATGCAAGTCTTTGCAGCAGCCGGGTTTGTAGTACTGTACACCAATCCCCAGGGGAGCCAGGGATATGGTCACGCCTTTGCCGATGCCATTACTGGCAAATGGGCTGAACCGGCCATGAATGATTTGATGGCGGCCGTGGACTATATTCTTGAACTGGGTTTTGTGGATCCGGAACAGTGTTTTGTAACAGGAGGGAGTTATGGCGGATACATGACAAACTGGGTCATATCACATACAAACCGGTTCAAAGGGGCTGTTACCCAAAGATCTATTTGTGATCTGTCATCCTTTTTTGGCACATCCGATACAGGATGGGACCTGGAAGCCGATTTTCATGATGTCCCCTGGAAAAATCCGGAACTCTATAAAAAATGGTCTCCCATAACTTATGCAGATCAAATTGATACTCCCCTTTGTATTATCCATTCGGAGAATGATCTCCGTTGCCCCGTGGAACAGGCAGAGCAGCTTTTTGTCCGGCTGAAATACGATAAAAAGCCGGTCAGACTGGTTCTTTTTCCCGAAGAATCCCACGGTTTAAGCCGCGGAGGCCGCCCGGACAGACGTGTTGAACGATTGAAACTAATGCTTGAGGAGTTTAGAGTTAAGAGTTGA